ttgagttttCCAATCCATGGATATGGTTCATATATCCatttatttagcttttatttgatatttttcttaaatgttttgtaGCTTTCAGTGTACATATCCTAAacatattttgttagtttctttttttacctatttcattttttctggtaCAATTGTAAattatactgttttttaaaaaacatttgatgTCTGGTTGTtcattgctgtgctgtgctgtgcttattcgtcagtcgtgtccgactctttgcaaccccatggactatagcctgccaggctcctctgtccatgggattctccaggcaagaatactggagtgggttgccatgccctcctccagggtattgggaattcccaacccagggatcgaacccaggtctcctacattgcaggtggattctttaccatctgagccaccagggaagcccaagaatactggagtaggtagcctatcccttttccaggggatcttcccgactcaggaattgaatcagggtctcctgcattgtgggcagattcaccagctgagctcccagagACCTTGTTAAACTCATATATTAGTTCTACTAGCTTTTTTGTAaattccatgaaattttctacatagaaaatcatGTTATCTTTGAATAGAgataattttgtttcttcctttatattccatataccttttattttttcctgcattATTACACCAGTTAGGACTTCCAATATGGTATTAAATATGAGTGGTGAAAATAAGGATGCTTGTCTTTTCCATGGTCTTAAGGGAAAAGTATTCAGTCTCTTATATTAAGTATGATTATATCTATAGATGCTTGTCATTAGGTTAAAGAAGTTCTTTCTAGTTTTAGTTacctgtgaatttttaaaaagtgtttttgaagtataatttacataccataaaattcagcTATTGTAAGTATACCTTTCAGTGTTTTTAGTACATTCATAGTGTTATGCGGCCACCACCAAATCCTGTTTACCACCATCCCCCAGTCCTAATTTCTTGAATCCGTTTGTAGTCAGGCCCTGCTCCCATCTCCAATCCCAGACAAAACTGCTTTATTCTCTAACAATTTGTCTTTTTCAGGATATTTTCTATAAGGAGCACACTACTTATATTTCTTGAATTTTGCTTCTTGTGGTAGTGGGTTTCCCCACTTCCAGTGCTGTCAGATCTATCAGTGTTCCTAGGTGAGCAAAGGGAGTCTTCAACTACAAAATACAAATAATGCTTTCCAGGTAGAGAAAGACTTAGTGGCTGAGTTGTTGCAGCCACGGTTGCCCGGCCAGGGACCCAAGCCGAACAGTCATCGTCAGAATGTCGGGCAAAGACCGAATTGAAATCTTTCCCTCACGAACGGCACAGACCATCATGAAGGCTCAGTTAAAAGGAGCACAGACGGGTCGAAACCTCCTGAAGAAAAAATCTGATCCTTAACTCTTTGATTTCGACATATCCTTAAGAAGATAATAGAGACTAAAATGTTGATGGGTGAAGTGATGAGAGAAGCTGCCTTTTCACTTGCTGAGGCCAAGTTCACAGCAGGGGACTTCAGCACCACAGTTATCCAAAATGTAAATAAGGCCCAAATGAAGATTAGAGCAAAGAAAGATAATGTAGCAGGTGTTACATTGCCAGTATTTGAACATTATCATGAAGGAACTGACAATTATGAACTGACTGGTTTAGCCGGAGGTGGGGAACAGTTGGCTAAACTGAAGAGGAATTATGCCAAAGCAGTGGAACTACTGGTGGAACTGGCTGCACTGCAGACTTCCTTTGTTACTTTGAATGAAGCTCTTAAGATAACTGACAGGCATGTAAATGCTATAGAACATATCATCATTCCCCGGATTGAACATACCCTTGCTTATATTATCACAGAGCTGGATGAGAGAGAGCAAGAGGAGTTCTACAGGTTAAGGAAAattcaggagaagaaaaagatcctCAAGGAAAAGTCTGATAAGGACTTGGAGCAACGGAGGGCAGCCAAAGAGGTGATAGAGCCTGCTAATCTCCTGGTTGAAAAGAAGGATGAAGATTTTCTGTTTGAATAAGCTTTCCTGCTCTGGTTCTTTCAGAAGGCCTAGCATGTCACCATTTTAATTCATGGTGTGTAGGTTTGTTATGTGTggctatttattttttggcttaagAATTTTACCAGTTGTAAAATTTCCCTGGATGGGGTT
This DNA window, taken from Bubalus kerabau isolate K-KA32 ecotype Philippines breed swamp buffalo chromosome X, PCC_UOA_SB_1v2, whole genome shotgun sequence, encodes the following:
- the LOC129639148 gene encoding LOW QUALITY PROTEIN: V-type proton ATPase subunit D-like (The sequence of the model RefSeq protein was modified relative to this genomic sequence to represent the inferred CDS: inserted 1 base in 1 codon; substituted 1 base at 1 genomic stop codon), which gives rise to MSGKDRIEIFPSRTAQTIMKAQLKGAQTGRNLLKKKSDXLTLXFRHILKKIIETKMLMGEVMREAAFSLAEAKFTAGDFSTTVIQNVNKAQMKIRAKKDNVAGVTLPVFEHYHEGTDNYELTGLAGGGEQLAKLKRNYAKAVELLVELAALQTSFVTLNEALKITDRHVNAIEHIIIPRIEHTLAYIITELDEREQEEFYRLRKIQEKKKILKEKSDKDLEQRRAAKEVIEPANLLVEKKDEDFLFE